Proteins from a genomic interval of Blastopirellula marina:
- a CDS encoding lipid-binding SYLF domain-containing protein, whose amino-acid sequence MTRHTSVALAAITLSLLTVHSALAQQGREDMIVQQATGVLNEIMAIPASGIPQSMLAKAEGVVVIPNMIKGGFVVGVRHGRGVVMIRDENRAWQPPQFVTMTGGSVGWQAGIQATDVVLVFMTRNSIQGLLNGKFTIGVDAAASAGPVGRNASAGTDLSLKSEIYSYSRSRGLFVGASVDGSSLQIDPGANRNYYASTGLTPTGQPATNTPVLPASAAELLTTLTKYSDNVLVEPAQVGAYEVPQQTVELTPAIPPQNSISVDQLRMELAAASNRLGSMLDDQWKAYLGLPKQIYEQGPHPNPQILQACIARYDQVAGNANYAPLTQRPDFQHVHGLLITYTDALAAMAAENGAIKLPPPPMQIPAQ is encoded by the coding sequence CGGCGTCCTGAACGAAATCATGGCGATCCCCGCTAGTGGGATTCCACAGTCGATGCTCGCCAAGGCAGAAGGGGTGGTCGTCATCCCAAATATGATCAAAGGGGGCTTCGTCGTTGGCGTGCGTCATGGTCGTGGCGTGGTGATGATTCGCGACGAGAATCGAGCCTGGCAGCCACCTCAGTTCGTCACCATGACCGGTGGTAGCGTGGGCTGGCAAGCCGGTATTCAAGCTACCGACGTGGTCTTGGTCTTCATGACCCGTAACAGCATTCAGGGCTTGCTCAACGGTAAGTTCACCATTGGTGTCGATGCGGCCGCTTCCGCAGGGCCCGTGGGGCGAAATGCTTCGGCAGGGACCGATTTATCCCTGAAGAGCGAGATCTATTCGTACAGCCGCAGCCGAGGATTGTTCGTCGGGGCTTCGGTCGATGGCAGTTCGCTGCAGATCGATCCAGGGGCCAATCGAAACTACTACGCCAGCACCGGTTTAACACCAACCGGGCAGCCAGCGACCAACACGCCGGTACTGCCGGCTTCGGCGGCCGAACTGCTGACCACGCTGACAAAGTACTCCGACAACGTTTTGGTCGAACCAGCACAAGTCGGTGCCTATGAAGTCCCCCAGCAAACGGTCGAACTGACTCCGGCTATACCGCCGCAAAACAGTATCAGCGTCGATCAGTTGCGGATGGAGTTAGCCGCCGCCTCGAATCGCCTGGGGAGCATGCTCGACGACCAGTGGAAAGCATATCTCGGCTTACCTAAGCAGATCTACGAACAAGGTCCGCACCCTAATCCCCAGATCCTACAGGCCTGCATTGCCCGCTACGACCAGGTTGCCGGCAACGCCAATTATGCCCCGCTTACGCAGCGACCGGACTTCCAGCATGTACATGGACTGTTGATCACCTACACTGATGCCCTGGCGGCGATGGCGGCTGAAAACGGGGCGATTAAGCTGCCTCCACCGCCGATGCAGATCCCGGCCCAGTAG